From Rhododendron vialii isolate Sample 1 chromosome 10a, ASM3025357v1, the proteins below share one genomic window:
- the LOC131304269 gene encoding 8-hydroxygeraniol dehydrogenase-like: MGKAPEEEHPVKALGWAATDPSGVLSPFKFSRRATGDEDVRFKILYCGICHSDLHLAKNEWGMSRYPLLPGHEITGVVTEVGSKVQKYKVGDRVGVGCLVGACHTCDNCENNVENYCPQQIQTYNSQNTDGTMTYGGYSDHMVANERYIVRIPDNLPLDAAAPLLCAGITTYSPLRYFGLDKPGMRVGVVGLGGLGHVAVKLAKAFGTIVTVISTSPRKKQEAIEVLGADSFLVSTNPEEMQAAMGTLDGIIDTVSAAHALVPLLFLLKNNGKIVMVGAPVKPLELPVFPLIIGRRMVAGSCIGGLKETQEMIDFAGKHNITPQIEVVPMDYVNTAMERLAKGDVKYRFVLDVANTLKAS; encoded by the exons ATGGGGAAAGCGCCGGAAGAAGAGCACCCGGTGAAGGCGTTGGGATGGGCAGCCACTGACCCCTCCGGAGTCCTCTCTCCGTTCAAGTTTTCCAGAAG GGCCACCGGCGATGAGGATGTGAGGTTCAAGATTTTGTATTGCGGGATCTGCCACTCTGATCTCCACTTGGCAAAGAATGAATGGGGCATGTCTAGATATCCCCTCCTTCCTGG GCATGAGATCACGGGAGTGGTGACCGAGGTTGGAAGCAAGGTACAAAAGTACAAAGTCGGAGACAGAGTCGGGGTGGGATGCTTGGTCGGAGCCTGTCACACGTGCGACAACTGCGAGAACAACGTCGAAAACTACTGTCCCCAACAGATACAGACCTACAATTCGCAAAACACCGACGGAACCATGACATACGGGGGTTATTCCGACCACATGGTCGCTAACGAGCGTTACATTGTTCGGATCCCTGACAATCTGCCTCTTGATGCCGCTGCTCCCCTCCTCTGTGCTGGCATCACAACTTACAGCCCGTTGAGGTATTTTGGGCTTGATAAGCCGGGCATGAGAGTGGGTGTGGTCGGCCTAGGTGGGTTGGGCCATGTGGCTGTCAAACTTGCCAAGGCCTTCGGGACAATCGTGACCGTGATCAGTACCTCCCCTCGTAAGAAGCAGGAGGCTATTGAAGTACTTGGCGCCGATTCGTTTTTGGTCAGCACTAATCCGGAGGAAATGCAG gctgCTATGGGCACTTTGGATGGAATCATCGACACAGTCTCTGCAGCTCATGCTCTGGtaccattgctttttcttttgaagaaCAATGGGAAGATCGTAATGGTTGGTGCACCGGTGAAGCCACTCGAGTTACCGGTCTTCCCTTTGATTATCG GGAGGAGGATGGTGGCCGGAAGTTGCATCGGTGGTCTGAAGGAGACGCAAGAGATGATTGATTTTGCAGGGAAACACAACATAACTCCGCAAATCGAGGTTGTTCCGATGGACTACGTGAACACGGCTATGGAGCGTCTCGCCAAAGGGGATGTTAAGTACCGATTCGTCCTTGACGTTGCCAACACGCTGAAAGCTTCTTAA